CCGCTCGCGCTCGCGTTCGACGCCGATCCGCGCCGCGTCACCTACGTCGGGCGCATCCGCGTCGTGCTGCCGAGCCGGCTCGGCGAGTTCGACGGCCCGGTGCGCGTGACGGTGGAGGACGCGAGCGAGGAGGATCTCGCCGCCTATCGAAGCCTGCTCGAGGGGACGTCCGTTCCGATCGAGACGCACCTCGCGCGCGTCGGGCGCTGACGCCGTGCCGCCGAGCTCGCCGCGCGCGTGGCTGGCCGAGGGCATCGGGACGTTCGCGCTCGTCCTGATCGGAACCGGCGCGATCGTCGCGAACGACCTGAGCGGAGGGCTCGTCACGCACGTCGGCGTCGCGCTCGCCTTCGGCGGTGTCGTCGCCGCGATGATCTACGCGGTGGGCGACGTCTCGGGCGCCCACCTCAACCCGGCGGTGACGATCGCGGCCTGGCTCGCGCGCCGCTCGCCCGCGCGCGACGTCGCGCCGTTCGTCGCCGCGCAGGTCGCGGGTGCGCTCGCCGCGAGCGTCCTCGTCCGCGCGCTCGCAGCCGATCACGCGACGCTCGGCGCGACCGAGCCGCTCGCCGGGCCCGGAGCGAGCTTCGCGATCGAGGTCGCGATCACGTTCCTGCTCGTCTTCGTGATCCTCGGCGTGACGCGGAGACCGGACGCGACGCCCTCGGTCGCGGGGCTCGCGATCGGCGGCACCGTGTTCCTGTGCGCGCTCGTGGCGGGGCCGTTCTGCGGGGCGTCGATGAACCCCGCGCGCTCGCTCGCGCCCGCGCTGGTCGCCGGTCGGCTCGCGGGGCTGTGGATCTACCTGCTCGCGCCGGTGGCGGGAGGCGTGCTCGCCGTGGGCGGATGTCGCGCCGTGCGCGGCCCGGGATGCTGCTCGTAGCGCGTGCGGCGGCCGCCGGCGCGGCGGTGGGTGTCGTCGCGTGGGCGCTCGCGTGCGCCGCGCTCGTCGCGCAGAGCGGCGTCTTCGCGCTCTTCGTCGCCGCGGGCGTCGTGATCGCCGCGCGGAGTGCGGGCGCGGGCGGTGCTCGCGACGCCGCGACGGCGACCGTCGTCGCCGCACTCGGACTCGCGGCCGGCGACGCGATCGGTGCGCTCGCGATGGTGTCGTCCGCGCACGCGGTGTCGCCGTGGCGCGCGCTCGATGCGCTCGGCGCGGCGAAGGTGCTCTCGATCGGTCACGGGCTCTACGCGGCGGTCGACGGCGCATTCGCCGCGGCGGCGCTGGCGCTCGTGTTCGCGCTCGTCCGGCGGCTCCCGGCGTCGCGGCATCCATGTTAGGCGGCGCGACCGTGGCGCGTGCGGCCGCGGGCCGGGGAGGCGTCGGCGCTCCCGGAGCCCGGGAACCCGGCGCCTCGCAGGCGCGCGGCGCGACGGCCGCGCGCGCGGGCCGCGTCCTCCGCGCGGCCCGCGCCGCGACGCGGCTCGCCGTCGCGTCGCCCGCGCTGCGCGTGTTCGGCGCGGCGCTGCTCGTCGCCTTCGTCGCGTGGTGGGCGCTCGGGCGCGCGGGCGGTGCGGAGGGCCTCGCGCGTCGCTACGGGCTCGCGGCGGCGTTCGTGCTCGTGCCACTCCAGGCGCTGCTCGCGCTGACCCCGTTCCCGAGCCAGGTCGTCGCGCTGCCCACCCTCGCGTGGTTCGGCTTCGGCGCGGGAGCGGCGCTCGTCTGGCTCGGGTGGTGGGTCGCAGCCGGCCTGCAGTACGCGCTCGCGCGGCGCGCGGCGTTCGACCTTCGGCTCGACGCGTTCCGCGCGCGCCTCCCGCGCGCGGTGCGCGACCTCCCCGTCGGCCACCCGGCCTTCCTGATCGTCGCGCGCTGGGTGCCCGGCGGCTCGCACGTCGTGAACGCGGCGGCGGGGATGTGCGGCGTTCCGCTCGCGCGGCACCTCGCGTGTGCGGCCGTGTCGATCGCTCCGCGCGCGCTCTTCTTCGCGTGCGTCGTGCACGGGATCGCGCGGCTCTGATCGGACGGCGCGCGGCGCGCGCGGCTCAGTCGTCGCCGCGGAGGCGCGGAAGCTCGTCGAACAGGTCGCCCATCAGCAGCCGGAAGAACCGGTCGCTCGCGAAGATGCGCTCGCCCGCGAGGCGGTGGTCGCCGCGGACGAGGATGCCGAGGACGCGGTGCGTCTCGACGCCGCCGTCGACGCGCAGCGACACGTCGTACTCCTGCGCGAGCGAGTCGGCGCTCGCCCACTCCTCGATGAACGCGAAGCCCGCGCGCATCGGCTGGAAGTGCTCGAAGAAGTACGCGTAGTAGCGCCGTGCGAGCGCCGCGCCGCGCAGCACGCGCCCGCACGGGTGGAACTCGTAGACCGGGTCGTCGACGAGCGTCGCGAGCAGCGGCTCGAGCGAGCCGATGTCCTCGCTCTCGAGCGCGGCGTGGCGGTGGCCGAGCTCGCGCATGTCGTCGGCGGTCCAGGCGGCGTCGCCCTCGCGGCGCGCGTCGTCGTGCGCGGACATCGTGCCCTCTTTCGCGTCCCGCGGCGCGTCAGTCGAAGTGGAGCAGCCGGTCGGCGCGCAGCTGGCGGAGCAGCGGCTTGTCCTGCGCGAAGGTCACGACGAGGCCGACGCCTGCGGTGTAGAAGCCGTCGTCGTCGCGCTCGCCGCCGCCGGCGTAGATGCGCAGTGCGACGGGCGACTCGCGGCCGGGCTGGAAGTAGAGGTCGCCGACGGCCGCGACCGTCGGCCCGCTGCCGGCCTCGAGGCCGGCGCCGAGGCGCACCTGCGGCGTCGCATACCAGCCGACCTCGAGCGAGCCGAGCCCGAGCTCGCCGCCGTCGCCCCCCTCGAAGCCCGCGCTCGCGAGCAGGTCGACGTCGCCGAGGTAGACGCCGCCGATCGCGCTCGCCTCGACGCGGTCGAGCGTGCCGTAGTGGAAGTAGCGGACGAGCGCACCGCCGAAGCCTTCCTCGGGCCGGCGCCAGAAGACGGCGCCCCGCGCGCCGAGCGCCTCGCGCACGTCGCCGTTGCCCGACGCGAACCCGACGTCGGCGCCGGCCGCGACACCGACCTCGCGCGCGACGGGCCAGTAGTACGTGCCGCCGCCCGTGAACGCCTGTCGGTCGTAGTGGGCGAAGCCGAGGAAGTCGGCGCCGAAGCGCAGGACGGCGTGGGGCTCGGAGACGGCTTCGTCGGCGCGTGCGGACGGCGCCGCGAGCGCGAGAGCGACGCCGAGCGCGGCGGACGCGGCGCGCGCGATGGCGAGCGCAGCGGAAACGGTCGGGCGCGAGTGCATGTCGGGCTCCTCGTGGGTCGGGCGACGCAGCATCGCCCTTGCTAGTCCGCGTCGCAAGCCGGGTCCGGCCTCCGGCGCGCTCCCCGCCGTGATAGCCTCGCGCGCCGCGCGCAGTGCGTGCTCGCGCGGTGCGCGCACCGCGCGGCGCCGTTCCGGGCGGCGGCGAGGACGAGGAGGCTCCGGTGCAGGCGCGAGCGCGCGAGCTCCTTCCGCAGGTGTTGCTCACGCTGCAGAGCATCGTGCAGGCGCTCGCACTCGAGCTCCTGTGGGATCGCGTCGCGAACGCGCCGCACCTGCTGCCGCCCGGCGGTGTGGAGGGCGTCGCGTTCGCCGGGCTGCTCGCGGGCTGGCTCCAGGTCGGCGCGATCGTGCTCGGCATCGTGCTGATCTGGCTCGTGTACGTGGGCCTCGTGCTGCGGTTCGCCTGGGTGCCGCGCACGCGCGACTCGCTGTTCCCGTTCGCGATCGGCCTGCTCGAGTTCCTCTCGATCGAGCTGCTCGGCCCCGATCACGCGCCGGCGTGGCTCGCCGTGATGGGCGTGATCTTCTCCGTCACCTCGTTCGCGACCAACGACGTGTTCGTGTTCGCGAGCCGCGAATCGGGCGGGGTGATGGAGGGCGGCAGGCTCTCCGGCCTGCGCGACTTCTGGGTCGGGCAGCTGCTGGCCTTCGCACACCTGGCGCTGGCCGGCGTGCTCGCGGTCGTCGGTGGGTACGGCGCGCTGGCCGCGACCGTGTTCGGCGCGATCGACGCCGTCCTGCTCTTCCAGATGTGGCTCGTGCACCTGTACCTGAGCGACGCTCTGCGCGGGCCCGCGCCCGCCGACCCGGCGGAACGCGAGGCGGAGGCGGACGGCACGTGAAGATCTACACCACCGCACCGCTCGAGGATCCGCGCGCCGCGCGCACGCTCTACCGCGAGCTCGAGGAGATCGGCTACGACGGCGCGTTCTCGTTCGAGGCGAAGCACGACCCGTTCCTCCCGCTCGCGGTCGCGGGCGAGCACACGACGCGCATCCGGCTCGGAACGGCGATCGCGATCGGCTTCGCGCGCAACCCGATGAACCTCGCGAACCTCGGCTGGGACCTGCAGACGCTGCTCGGCGGTCGCTTCGTGCTGGGCCTCGGGTCGCAGGTGCGGCCGCACGTCGAGAAGCGCTTCAGCTCGGGGTGGGGCCAGCCGGTCGAGCGCATGCGCGAGCTCGTGCTCGCGATTCGCGCGATCTGGCGCGCGTGGGAGGGCGGGGCGCCGCTCGACCATCGCGGCCGCTACTACACGCACACGATCATGATCCCCGCGTTCGATCCCGGGCCGAACCCGTTCGGACCGCCGCCGATCTACACGGCGGGCTATGGCCCGCGCATGACCGAGGTGGCGGGAGAGGTCGCCGACGGCTTCCTCGCGCATCCCTTCCACTCGCGCGCATCGCTCGAGCAGGTGACGCTGCCCGCGCTCGAGCGCGGGCTCGCGCGCTCGGGCCGCACGCGCGCCGACCTCGACGTCATCGCCGTCGCCCTCGTCGTCACGGCCGACGACGAGCAGGGCTTCGAGCGCGCGAAGCTCGCGGCGCGCAAGCAGCTCGCGTTCTACGGGTCGACGCCCGCCTATCGTCCGGTGCTCGACTGCCACGGCTGGGGCGACGTGCACGTGCGGCTGAACCGGCTGTCGAAGGAAGGGCGCTGGGACGACATGGCGGCGCTCGTGAGCGACGAGATG
This Myxococcota bacterium DNA region includes the following protein-coding sequences:
- a CDS encoding aquaporin; the protein is MPPSSPRAWLAEGIGTFALVLIGTGAIVANDLSGGLVTHVGVALAFGGVVAAMIYAVGDVSGAHLNPAVTIAAWLARRSPARDVAPFVAAQVAGALAASVLVRALAADHATLGATEPLAGPGASFAIEVAITFLLVFVILGVTRRPDATPSVAGLAIGGTVFLCALVAGPFCGASMNPARSLAPALVAGRLAGLWIYLLAPVAGGVLAVGGCRAVRGPGCCS
- a CDS encoding VTT domain-containing protein is translated as MARAAAGRGGVGAPGAREPGASQARGATAARAGRVLRAARAATRLAVASPALRVFGAALLVAFVAWWALGRAGGAEGLARRYGLAAAFVLVPLQALLALTPFPSQVVALPTLAWFGFGAGAALVWLGWWVAAGLQYALARRAAFDLRLDAFRARLPRAVRDLPVGHPAFLIVARWVPGGSHVVNAAAGMCGVPLARHLACAAVSIAPRALFFACVVHGIARL
- a CDS encoding TIGR03617 family F420-dependent LLM class oxidoreductase, with the translated sequence MKIYTTAPLEDPRAARTLYRELEEIGYDGAFSFEAKHDPFLPLAVAGEHTTRIRLGTAIAIGFARNPMNLANLGWDLQTLLGGRFVLGLGSQVRPHVEKRFSSGWGQPVERMRELVLAIRAIWRAWEGGAPLDHRGRYYTHTIMIPAFDPGPNPFGPPPIYTAGYGPRMTEVAGEVADGFLAHPFHSRASLEQVTLPALERGLARSGRTRADLDVIAVALVVTADDEQGFERAKLAARKQLAFYGSTPAYRPVLDCHGWGDVHVRLNRLSKEGRWDDMAALVSDEMLETIAVVGEREAIPDKLFARMQGIADGVSLTHNRCPDPGHWRAEVAAFRARHGGGGGDDGDGAGGRRASRTSATP